DNA from Parageobacillus thermoglucosidasius:
ATAAGCGACGGTTTTGCTTCATTAATCGCGCGATAAAACGCGTCGAGAGGCACGCCGGAAAACTGATCAGGAGCATATCGCTGCAAACGCGGATAATTGCGTTTCCAATATGCATAATGGCGGGCGATAAAGTTTTCGTAAAATAGTGACTGCGATTCATGAATGCCCATCGATGTACCCGTACATAACGGCGTGCCGATCAACGCTTCTGAAATATGCTGTTCGTATAAAGCGTGTCCGCATTCATGAATCGTTCCAAAGATGGCAGTGCGAAAATCGCGTTCATCATACCGTGTCGTTATCCGGACATCGTTCGGATTGAGGCCGATCGCAAACGGATGGACTGTTTCATCCAACCGGCCTTTCGCAAAATCATAACCAAGCTCTCGCAATAATTCCAGACTGAAAGCACGCTGCTTTTCTTTTGGAAACGGATGGAACAAAAACGACGTTTCCGGCTTGTTTGGAGACGCGACCACTTCTTGCACAAGCGGAACAATATGTTCGCGCAGCTTTTGAAACACTTCGTCCAGCACATCCACCGTGATTCCAGGCTCATATAAATCAAGCAGCGTATTGTACGGGTTTCCTTCATATCCCCAATATTCAATAAATCGTTTATTGAATTCCACTAATTTTTCTAAATACGGGCGGAACAAGGCAAAATCCGCCGTTGCCTTCGCTTCTTCCCATACGCTTTCCGCTTTCGATTGCAGCACGACGTATTCTTTATATTCATCTGCCGGAATTTTTTTGTTTCGTTCGTATTCTTTTTTGCATTCTTCCAACGTATAACGGGTGATTTCCGAAAGCTGCTCATACGCGTTTTTTGGCGACAATTCGGCGATGAAAGCAGCCATTTCTTCCGATGTGGACATTTTAAACACTTCTTGCGACAAAATGCCGATCACTTCCGAACGTTGTTCCACTCCCTTTTTTGGGGCGCCTGTCCGCAGATCCCAATACATTAATTGAATCGCTTCATTATAGCTCATCATTTTTTTCACATATTGCAAAAACTGTTCCTCTATTTTCTTGATCATTTTGTTTCCTCCTGTATCCTTTCTTGCATTGATAATATTTCCATGATCAAGAGCGGATTTCCTCTTTTTCGCGATAAAAAAAGAGGAAAGAAATTATTCTTCCCTCACTTTTGTCGGCAGTACCTCCTTAATTGCTTCAATCACCCGCTTGTCCTCATCAGCTGTCACAAAAATCGATACGATGCCGCGGTCTCCGTGGGTGCGGATCAAGCGGCCCACTCCCTGCCGGAGCCTTAGTAACATATACGGCACATCGACACCCCAAAACGGATCGTCATATGCCTTTCGCTTCGCCTGAAATACCGGATCGTTCGGCGGATAAGGAAGCGACCAAATAATGACGTTCGATAGCGATGGCCCCGGAATATCCAATCCTTCCCATAAATGTTCCGAGCATAATATCGTTTCTTCATTTGCTTGGAAAGTCGCGACAAGTTCGCTAATTTCTTTGTCCCCTTCAAACAAAAAGGTGAATTGTTTCTCACCGCCCGCTAGTTCCTTAAATTGTTGCAACTCTTGTCTTGACGGGAACAAAATAAGCGCCCGCCCTTCTGTTTCGCGAATTTTGCGCAACGCATACTCATATTTTTGTGAGAATAAGTTTTCATCATTCGTAAACGCCGGCATAAAAATCGTCATTTGGTTGTCGTAATCAAACGGCGAGTCTACGCTAAACGATAAATATTCATCAATTCCAAGGCTTTCGGCAATATATTGAAATGATTTGCGGTTTGATAGTGTGGCAGAGGAAAAAATAAATGGAATGCGCTTGCTGAACACTTTTTCCCGTAATACTTCCTGCACGGTGCGCGGCATCACAACAAGGGTCGTTTCTTGCCGGGACGACTCCAGCCACGTAATGGCATCAGCGTTATTCATAAATAAATCCAGCGAGTATTCAATTTGATCTAAATATTCATCGACAATGTTTAATTGATAATGGTCAATTGTATACGTTTCACTTTCAAACACAAGCTCATTGCCAATCTCCACAATTTTTCCATGCAATTGCTTGGCAAGGCGAAGCAATTTCGGCGAAAAGGAAATTTCTTGGCGGTTCGAGCCGGCCACTTCTTTGGAGCATGTTTTCAACTCATCAAAAAATCGTACGCTTACTTGCAACGTTTCTTCGATCAAATAAGCAAGCTCTTCGCGGATATCGTTTTCCAACAGCCGCGTCAGCAGCGTTTCCAACGTTGTTTCTTTCATCCGGTAGGTTAACGCTTTTTGCGCCGCAAACTCCAATAAATGCCCTTCGTCAAAGACAACACAGCTTGCCTCTGGCAAAAGCGGGAGCTGCCCTTCGCGTTTACGCGCTTCATATGTCCAAACATGTTCCATGTAAAAATCATGTGAACAGATGATTAAATCCGTCGCTTTCCGATAATATTCCCGCGATAATGTTTGCCCGCAGCGATGGCGCTTTTCGCACGTAAAGCAGTCTTGGAACGGGTCCCACGCGATTTTTTGCCATTGTTCATCGCTTAAATGGGCGTATTCTTTGCGATCGCCATAATGATAGAATGCTTGCAGCGGCTTATTATCATGAACAAACGCCGGGAGCTCGTCGTAAATTTGTTCGTAAAGCTCGATATCTTTGTCATCATACATGACGATTTCATCAAGTTTATTTAAGCATAAATATTGATCTGGCGATTTCGCTAAGCGGACGTCAATCTGCAAACCTAGCACATTCGATAATTTCGCAATATCTCCTTCTTTTTTTACAAGCTGTTCAATAAGCGTTTCGTCAGCACAGGCAATAATGGCAGGCTTCCCTGTATAACGGGCGTAGCAAATCGCATAAAGCAAATAAACGATCGTTTTTCCGGTGCCGACTCCCGCCTCGGCAAACATTACTTTTTTCTCGCGAAATGCGCGTTCAAGCTGAAACGCCATATATATTTGTTCATCGCGCAGCTCAAACCCCGCTTCTGGCAAAATGTCGTAAAAGACATCGCCAATCCATTCGCCTAGTTTATCAAAAAAATTTTCGTTTTTTTCTAGCGTAAAAGGATAGCGCTCACGGCTCATCGTCCAAAAACCCTCCAAAAATATAAAAAATATAATAAAACCTTTTCCTTCTGTCCCAATCTGTCCGATGCAACTCGCTATTTGTTTTTTACAAGATTTAATGGCCCACACAAACTGATTGTTTAGCAAAAAACAGCATTTTGGCAGCGCGCAGTGCCTGTTTCTCCGCGCGCCAGCGATCTTGTGAAAAAGTCTAACAAGATATTATTATGATTGATCGTGCAACAGAAGTCAATAAATTAAGAAATGAGCCGTGCGCAAACTTTCCGACTACTTTTACTTTATGCTTTCAGAGAACTAGATATGCGGTACGCAAATGCCTGCTTCCACATTTTTTTTGCCGCTTCAATTTGTTTTAAATGCTCATCTTCGGCGCTTTGCTGCACTAAAAATTCATACGCATGGTCGAGCGCTTCGGAAATTTTGATCCAGTCAATGGAAGAGTGTCTCATCGCATATCCCCTTCTTGCAAAAATATTCATTGTAATATCCGTATTATATGCAAAAAGGGATTTTCTCATTC
Protein-coding regions in this window:
- a CDS encoding carboxypeptidase M32, giving the protein MIKKIEEQFLQYVKKMMSYNEAIQLMYWDLRTGAPKKGVEQRSEVIGILSQEVFKMSTSEEMAAFIAELSPKNAYEQLSEITRYTLEECKKEYERNKKIPADEYKEYVVLQSKAESVWEEAKATADFALFRPYLEKLVEFNKRFIEYWGYEGNPYNTLLDLYEPGITVDVLDEVFQKLREHIVPLVQEVVASPNKPETSFLFHPFPKEKQRAFSLELLRELGYDFAKGRLDETVHPFAIGLNPNDVRITTRYDERDFRTAIFGTIHECGHALYEQHISEALIGTPLCTGTSMGIHESQSLFYENFIARHYAYWKRNYPRLQRYAPDQFSGVPLDAFYRAINEAKPSLIRIEADELTYPLHIIIRYEIEKGLFNGTVEVKDLPEIWNGKYEEYLGIRPDNDAVGVLQDVHWSGGSFGYFPSYALGYMYAAQFKHAMLKDLPHFDELLEKGELSPIREWLTERVHRFGKTKKPLEILRDATGEGLNADYLIRYLEEKYKAIYQV
- a CDS encoding ATP-dependent DNA helicase, which encodes MSRERYPFTLEKNENFFDKLGEWIGDVFYDILPEAGFELRDEQIYMAFQLERAFREKKVMFAEAGVGTGKTIVYLLYAICYARYTGKPAIIACADETLIEQLVKKEGDIAKLSNVLGLQIDVRLAKSPDQYLCLNKLDEIVMYDDKDIELYEQIYDELPAFVHDNKPLQAFYHYGDRKEYAHLSDEQWQKIAWDPFQDCFTCEKRHRCGQTLSREYYRKATDLIICSHDFYMEHVWTYEARKREGQLPLLPEASCVVFDEGHLLEFAAQKALTYRMKETTLETLLTRLLENDIREELAYLIEETLQVSVRFFDELKTCSKEVAGSNRQEISFSPKLLRLAKQLHGKIVEIGNELVFESETYTIDHYQLNIVDEYLDQIEYSLDLFMNNADAITWLESSRQETTLVVMPRTVQEVLREKVFSKRIPFIFSSATLSNRKSFQYIAESLGIDEYLSFSVDSPFDYDNQMTIFMPAFTNDENLFSQKYEYALRKIRETEGRALILFPSRQELQQFKELAGGEKQFTFLFEGDKEISELVATFQANEETILCSEHLWEGLDIPGPSLSNVIIWSLPYPPNDPVFQAKRKAYDDPFWGVDVPYMLLRLRQGVGRLIRTHGDRGIVSIFVTADEDKRVIEAIKEVLPTKVREE